The Synechocystis sp. PCC 7509 genome includes a window with the following:
- a CDS encoding helicase HerA domain-containing protein, with translation MNLGQPLGSVTQGSLSEGLEVRLHPDVLVEDMRVGKFLVVEGMKSRFFCMLTDVCLGTSSQRIVANPPLPSDDFMREVLAGSGTYGTIDLTPMLMFTPESDEPVFHKNGQSEHHGVSGLASFQPQSSSNMELLPVKTIPSHFSQVYDASERDFRAVFGWEDDPQKRNFAIGQPLDMDVPICIDLDRFVERSNGVFGKSGTGKSFLTRLLLSGIIRKQAAVNLIFDMHSEYGWEAVSEGKQFSTVKGLRQLFPGKVQVYTLDPASTKRRGVRDAQELYLSYDQIEVEDIMLVRNELNLSEASLENATILRNEFGKSWITQLLAMGNEEIEMFCQEKRGNKSSIMALQRKLLRLEDLKYMRTTCPHNYIDKILASLDAGKHVVIEFGSQSNMLSYMLATNTISRRIHHSYVHKAEKFLQSKNPCDRPHPLVITIEEAHRFLDPATVKQTIFGIIAREMRKYFVTLLVVDQRPSGIDNEVMSQIGTRITALLNDEKDIEAIFTGVSGGQALRSVLAKLDSKQQALILGHAVPMPVVVRTRPYDQTFYTEIGDVAWEEKPDEEVFAAAQLAQADLGF, from the coding sequence ATGAATTTGGGACAGCCATTAGGTTCAGTTACACAAGGTTCGCTCAGTGAAGGCTTAGAGGTGCGCTTGCATCCCGATGTCTTAGTCGAAGATATGCGCGTTGGCAAATTCCTAGTTGTCGAAGGAATGAAATCGCGTTTCTTTTGTATGCTGACGGATGTATGTCTAGGAACTTCTAGCCAGCGAATTGTTGCCAATCCGCCTTTACCTAGCGACGACTTTATGCGCGAAGTTTTGGCGGGAAGCGGTACTTATGGAACTATCGATCTTACACCGATGTTGATGTTTACCCCTGAATCAGACGAACCAGTTTTTCATAAAAATGGTCAATCGGAACATCACGGTGTAAGCGGATTAGCATCTTTTCAACCCCAAAGTAGCAGCAATATGGAACTGCTACCTGTCAAAACTATTCCCAGCCACTTTAGTCAAGTTTACGATGCCAGCGAACGCGATTTTAGAGCCGTATTTGGTTGGGAAGATGACCCCCAAAAACGCAACTTTGCGATCGGTCAACCTCTTGACATGGACGTACCGATATGTATAGACCTAGATCGATTTGTAGAACGTAGTAACGGCGTATTTGGCAAGTCAGGAACTGGTAAATCTTTCCTCACACGCTTGCTACTGTCGGGGATTATTCGCAAACAGGCGGCGGTAAACTTAATTTTCGATATGCACTCTGAGTATGGCTGGGAGGCAGTATCGGAAGGCAAGCAATTTAGCACCGTTAAAGGCTTGCGCCAGCTATTTCCGGGCAAAGTTCAGGTATACACCCTCGATCCGGCTTCTACCAAGCGCCGAGGAGTGCGAGATGCTCAAGAACTTTATCTAAGTTACGACCAAATTGAAGTTGAAGACATCATGCTGGTACGCAACGAATTAAACTTGTCAGAAGCAAGTTTAGAAAATGCCACAATTTTGCGTAACGAGTTTGGTAAGTCTTGGATTACTCAACTTTTAGCGATGGGTAACGAAGAAATAGAAATGTTTTGCCAGGAAAAACGGGGTAACAAGTCCTCAATTATGGCATTACAGCGCAAACTATTACGCCTAGAGGATCTTAAGTATATGCGGACTACTTGCCCGCATAACTATATAGATAAAATTTTGGCTTCCTTGGACGCTGGCAAGCACGTAGTTATTGAATTTGGTTCGCAGTCAAATATGCTTTCCTATATGCTGGCAACCAATACTATCTCTCGCCGCATCCATCACTCTTACGTCCACAAAGCCGAGAAATTCTTACAAAGCAAAAATCCGTGCGATCGCCCTCATCCATTAGTAATTACTATTGAAGAAGCTCACCGCTTTCTCGATCCTGCCACTGTAAAACAAACCATTTTCGGGATTATTGCCCGCGAAATGCGTAAATATTTTGTCACTTTATTAGTTGTAGATCAGCGTCCATCAGGAATTGACAACGAAGTAATGTCACAAATTGGCACAAGGATCACAGCTTTACTCAACGATGAGAAAGATATTGAGGCGATTTTTACCGGAGTTTCCGGCGGTCAAGCCTTGCGTAGCGTTCTTGCAAAACTCGACTCCAAACAACAAGCTTTAATTCTCGGTCACGCCGTACCCATGCCTGTAGTAGTCAGAACGCGCCCTTACGATCAAACTTTCTATACAGAAATTGGTGATGTTGCTTGGGAAGAAAAGCCCGATGAGGAAGTATTTGCCGCCGCGCAATTGGCTCAAGCCGATCTAGGATTTTAG
- a CDS encoding RNA polymerase sigma factor, RpoD/SigA family, with translation MPTVNTTTETNRTKFTADMVRTYLREIGRVPLLTREQEIIYGKQVQQMMSLLEAKEALAKQLHREPTSDEWATQVDIAAAELPETIKRGKRAKQKMIEANLRLVVAIAKKYQKRNMEFLDLIQEGTMGLERGVEKFDPMRGYKFSTYAYWWIRQAITRAIAQQARTIRLPIHITEKLNKIKKVQRELAQKLGRSPNANEIAIALELEPAQIREYLNLARQPVSLDIRVGDNQDTELQDLLEDDGPSPDHFMTQEALRQDIDNLLAELTPQQRSVVSLRFGLVDGNELSLAKVGERLNLSRERVRQLEHQALAHLRRRRENVQEYIAS, from the coding sequence ATGCCTACTGTTAACACCACTACCGAAACTAATAGAACCAAATTTACGGCAGATATGGTTCGTACCTATCTGCGAGAAATTGGTCGCGTACCCCTGCTAACCCGCGAACAAGAAATTATTTACGGGAAGCAAGTACAACAAATGATGTCGCTCCTAGAAGCTAAAGAAGCTCTGGCAAAGCAACTGCACAGGGAACCAACTTCTGATGAATGGGCGACTCAAGTAGATATCGCCGCCGCCGAGTTGCCAGAAACTATTAAGCGCGGTAAAAGAGCCAAGCAAAAAATGATTGAGGCAAACTTACGCTTAGTAGTGGCGATCGCCAAAAAGTACCAAAAGCGGAACATGGAATTTTTGGACTTGATCCAAGAAGGGACAATGGGACTAGAGCGCGGTGTGGAGAAGTTCGATCCGATGCGCGGCTATAAGTTTTCTACCTACGCTTATTGGTGGATACGCCAAGCCATTACCCGTGCGATCGCTCAACAAGCCCGGACTATTAGGCTACCTATCCACATTACCGAAAAACTCAACAAAATTAAAAAAGTCCAGCGAGAACTAGCGCAAAAATTAGGGCGAAGTCCTAATGCCAATGAAATTGCCATAGCCTTAGAGCTAGAACCCGCCCAAATTCGTGAATACTTGAATCTTGCTCGTCAACCAGTATCTTTAGATATCCGCGTTGGCGACAATCAAGACACCGAATTGCAAGATTTGCTAGAAGATGACGGCCCATCGCCGGATCATTTCATGACTCAAGAAGCCTTGCGTCAAGATATCGATAATCTATTAGCAGAACTTACACCCCAACAACGTTCAGTAGTCAGCCTACGCTTTGGTTTGGTTGACGGTAACGAATTGTCTTTAGCCAAAGTTGGCGAGAGACTCAACCTCAGTCGAGAACGAGTCCGTCAGCTAGAACATCAGGCTTTAGCTCACTTGCGCCGCCGTCGTGAGAACGTGCAAGAGTACATTGCTAGTTGA